The nucleotide sequence CATCGGATTGTTAATGAAGTTGAGAAGGTTTCGCCCAAGCTTGCATCAAGGATTCAAAACAATGATGGCCGAtatataattatcgccctaagcatataaatggccgatggagtgttgacatcgtccttagaaccaacacGGTGCATGTTATTTTTCGGAACACTAGCTttaccgaaaaacaggggggcatgtgttgacgctcaaaagtggcacggttataaagagtagcttgaagctatgtcaagattaattcaaacttattgttgaaagtcaccatgagatggctctcttcgagaagatcaagatatatatgaagatggtctaaaacggagctcgaGTGCAAAAGATATGCCAATTTCGGAGATACTCGTGTTGACATCAGATTAGAGAATGGCATGGAACCTAATTAAGATGGCCTTTGATGGAAAAATTTAtaactgcaaagttcttcgtctcgtcgaaatggaTGATTTTGATATAAACAATCGTCCCCATCTGAGGTCGTATGTAAAAGTTATAGGCAAAATCGTGCGCTGCAGCAatgttggccggatcatccgggccggggtccggatcatccgggtaattggAGCACCAAGATTCCAGAAGGTTGGCactgaagccggatgatctgggtcaagtcccggatgatccgggtaaaggccggacaatccgggcaaTCGGCCGAACGTCCGGACaagtttttctgctgcagactttagaaaacggcccgtaaccccctcaagatggcctcagatcaaaaagtgttcaacataaaagttgtgcgtctcgtcgagacGGTTGATTTTCATATAAGAAACGTCCAAATGCAAGGTCGTATGTGGATTCTAGAGTCAAAACAGTAAGCTGCTGTcagaaaactgggctaggccggGTCATCCGGTccttgagccggacatccgggccgggggttgtgaatagtccgtgttttattaggttttgatgatttggacggctaggcaagtccttttcttgtatgagaagtccatccgcctcttatataggtaaaaggtgacggccgattgaacaacaacacacaattgaacaaaactatctacatcttttacctttacttttccttctcccttgtttttcttcttcctcgtttttcgttcgtcttcttcattgcagggcggcgaacctcgaggccctaggggcggtcaggctgacctagggcagcccatagccgccgcgcgccctgacagggtccctcctgggcgtgtggggtttcgggtcctcaaaagcgcctgccggattgcctgcgtaccacgcttccggaggggtctcctttgacgtgagctgcggtgcatcaccctcggtgttggaggtacacggtgacgtgttcgtgtgcgaacacttcTCATTCCATATGTTTAGGCAGCATAAGACAGACAACAGGGTACATCAACGAAGGACAATTCATAACTCCATTACATCCTCCGAGCCAACAATCCAGAATGAAAATGAAGCGACTGTGTGTATACATCAAAAGCCGGGAAGCGCAAAAAGAAAAGCTGCCACAATGCAGCTCAGAACTACTGTATGTCCCAAACAAACTCTGAAAATTGTACACCCAAAGTAATTGAAGCGGACCATGTTACAACAAAACGTTCATTTCAAAACTTGATATCAAGCGACGGTCGCCGGCGTGGACGCCGGaagttcggcggcggcggcggcctcctccgccgccaccgTTTCCTTCTCCTTCGGGGGTTCCGTGCCCGCTGTTGCCTTCGGTTCGTCCTGTTCTTTCGTTTCTGCTGCTGCGCTCGTACCCTCCTGTTGCACAGTGGCAGTAGACAGTATGGTTTAGCAAGTTATTGTTGACATGAATATGCACACCAAATTTCCTATACTGCACTTATTAGCTGCTAGGAAGTTTAACACTTTCTTCTGTACATATGTGGTAGTACTAGGACTTTCGAGTAATTGCTTCTCCCACTGGTAAACACACCAAAAATTCTAGGAAACAAGCATTCTCCCTACAATGTTCCGGCGTGAACCAGCAAAGGCCATTGGATTTCGGTTAGCTGCCCGCTCATGAATATGATGCATGCGTGACATCAGCCTTGCAAAGTGGAAATACCCAATAGCAACGCGCGACACAGGGCGTCATGCCATAGCGCGTCACAAAAAGAAAAGATTTACCATGTTATAAGTTGCCTGAAAATAGTCATCTTTTTTAAAATGAAAGTCATTTTTGTGTTGTCTAAGTTGCACATTAGGACGTTTGAAGTTTCACGAAACGAAATTGTGTCTCTATAGTTGTCTAAACTTAACACACACGGTTAAGAATATGCAACTGCCTAGTTCTCAATTGATAAGTAATGCTTGTTTAGGATCTTCGGCTTTGAAATAATAATTTCTCGGTTGCCTATTTATAGATAAAAGCTAAAACAAAAAAGGGCAAAAAAAATCATGGCACTTATTATGGATCAAAGGAAGTAGTAAATTGGTTCCCCCACTGGTAAACACACAAAAAATTCTAGAAAGTGAACATTCTCCCTATTATAAGTTGCCTGAAAATAGTCATCTTTTTTAAAATGGATGTCATTTTTGTGTTGTCCAAGTTGGACATTATGACGTTTGAAGTTGCACGAAACGAAATTGTGTCTCTATAGTTGTCTAAACTTAACACTACACACGGTTAAGAATATGCAACGGCCCAGTTCTTAATTAATATATACTGCTCGTTTAGGATCTTCAGCTTGGAAATAAGAAGTTGTCGATCACCTATATATAGATAAAAGCTAAaacaaaaaaaaggcaaaaaaatcaTGAGAAATAAAGGTTTTTTTGAGCTGATGAAACAATATAAAGTGAAAACAATAGGAACAAACTCGGATCACCTTGGGCCGAGTGGCAAACGGGCCTACTCCACACAAAGCGTCAAAGGCTTGTGTGCAACACACATAAAGATCAAGCTGATTGCTCAAAAAAAAAGCTATATCGCCCAAACTCAAAAACAAACCAAAAAACCTAAAAATAATCTAATGAAGGGTGAACGAAAAGACATGAACTTACTAAACATCCAGGTGCCGGTACGCATATGCTCCTACTAGCAAAAAGACTGCTGCTGGTGCCGGTAGCAGTCTAGCAGAGAAGAAAAGAAGTACTCCTACATGAATTCGGTAGCAGTTGAGAGATGAACAAAACCTCTAGCTGCGCCGTACCTCACTCTGTTGGCCGGCCACGACGTCCCTGCTAGCTTCCTCCGCGGGTGCCTGTGCCTCTTCCACCACCGCCGGCAGCGCCACCTCCTGTTCCGCGCCGGTCGCCGGTGCCGTCGGCGGCTCGGCAGGCGGGGGAGCGTCGTCGTCGCCCAGCGCCTTCGGCTTCAACCCGCAGTTCCCCATCCTTCCTTTGCCGTCTCTTGCCACGCAGTGCAAGCGCAACAGACGTGAAAGAAACGGCGGAGGAAAACTAGAAGCGTGGTGAGTGGTGACAACCGAAGGCGATGTTTTATAAGCCTGCAGCCTACTAAGAGTTGCGGTATCAACAATGATCTTCTTGCTATCGTGTGCGTGAGCTGGTATGGTTGGAACTAGCGGCAACCATAGAATAGCTGTAATCAACAAATTATTATTGTAGCCGACTAGCCGGCCGTGTTAGGGTATACCATTTGGCGTTGAACTGTCGATGTGATGCGAACCGCGTCACGGGGATTCGTGGCATTGTCTGTCTCGTGGAGTCGTGGGCGGCACTGCAATTTCTTTCTTCATCTTCAGCCGGTTCCAAAGTTCCCAAAGACAAGAGAATTGCTCCATTAATTAAGTAGTAGATGTCACTATAGATTCTGCTTCGGCCGTGATTTTTCCCTTCATAAAATTTCAGAAAGACCTACACTATATGAATATAGACAACCCTCAATTCCATATCTGTTACGATGCTAGCAGTGAAACAAGATATGCATGCATGCCTGGTGAGTACACGTTCctctcacccgcaaaaaaaaaagtacATGTTCCTCTGATTTTTTTGACAGTTACATGCGTCCTAAGGATGAGGAAACCGGGCAAATAATCAGCTACAAACGCATGCATGGCATGCCTATTTTTGCCTCCCTCTGACCCTCTCCGCTCTGCGACCACCGTTAAACCATCCTAAGGCTGCCAAGAGCGCGATCATCCTGCTCCTGCTCCTAACCACTCATACTCCAACCATCCTGACCTATAAAATCCCCTCCCAAGCATCGTTCATCATCAAGCTAAATAAGACTTCCAAATCCCAGCTAATAAAACCGTGATCAATAACCCCCCACCACCTCGCCGGTCTCCACCGCACCACCGTCCTTCAGAAATGGAGATGAAGAAGATCGCCTTCGCCGTCCTCATCGCCGCTGCCTCGGCCACCGCCGTCATGGCCTCCGAGGCTGCTCCTGCCACCAGCGATGCCTCCGAGGTGGCaatcgcccccgccgccctcgtcgcctccCTCGTCGCATATTTCCTCTACTGAAGCAGCGGACAGTAGGGGAGGAGTTAATTACTAGCATTGCGTTGGCCGCATGTGCGTATACATGCGAATGATGtggtgtaatttttattattttcgtCTTGATGAGCACGGTTAACCGCTGATAGGTACGTGATACATGTACTTGTATCCGGTGGATGCTTAACCGTGCTGAACATGTTCATTTTTTTTGTCAGATCACATCAACTTGTGTAATTgttgtgatttgttttatttgttgaaTTCAATGTTTTCTAGTTCACTTTCATATTTCGTGTTGATCCCTGTCATTTTAATGTCCTTTGGtcaaaatgaggaaaaactcaaaatGAGCGAATTATTTGCATACGGGCTCGGAAGAAGACCATCTCTCTATATCACTCTCGAACGTTTTGTTTCCTGGATAGCGCTGCATGACAATTTTTGGGTTGCACCCAAGCCATTCCAATATTCTATTATTTTCTTCTCTATAAACATTCCATTTACTTCTATTTTACTTATAAGAGTTTAAAAGACCATATCATGTGTAAACTAATCCTCTCTACTTACTACCTCTAACTAGTTCAACCACCACAAAACTGGGACTTGGTAACTCCTTGCCAACTGTTAGGCTTGCAAGTTGCAACTCATAAATTTCCTTATTTGGAACGTAAGTTATTAGTAATGTTATCTGGCGAACGTCAGCAGGGAGGGGGGTCGCAAGTGAGCGCTTTTTCCTCACAAATTTTAGTTGCTTCGCGAGATCAAACGACGAGAGTAACAAAAATGCCTTCTTCCGAAGAAACCGCCTTGTTATTTTGAAGAAGTTGCATCCCCTTCGCAGTCCTAAGTTATGAATATCCGTTCGGATTGGATAAGCTACCAGAAAAGTTTGTCAAGTCATTAGTTGTAAAAAAACCTGTGCAGTTCTTTGGTCTCACACACCAATGATCTTAATCCAACCGGGCAATCATGGGACCAAATCAGCATTTGTATGCCAACTAGAAACCACCAGAATACACTCTCTTCTGAATCAGCAAACCAACCTTACATGCGAGCAGCTAGAAAGGAGAATACAATCCCCATGCGTACGAGCACGAGGCGTCACAACGAGCATGGAGGGGACTAATAAGCACGCAGCAAGTACTGCTGCAGTAGTACGTAATTAACCCGATCAACCCGCAGCATATATCATCGCCTCTTGCGGAGTCTGGCAATGCCTGCCTTCACTTTATACCAGATGCACTCACCAATCCTGTAGAACAGGACGTAGCCGCAGATGTACAGGCCTTCAAACACCTCCTGCGCGGCGCTCTTCCTCCTCGCCACTTTCTCGTCTCCCTGCTTTCCCTCGGCCTCCCCCGGCGCctccggctcgccctccgccgcgcCGTCCTCGTGTCGCGCCTTCGTCCTCGCCGCCGGGCGGCTCCACGGCCCCTGCTCCCAGCGGAGCACATGCAGCAAAGGCGATGAACTAGGCGCGACGGAGGTGACGCCGGGGAGGAACTTGCAGCGTGTCTTGTTCGGAACCGCCGCGTTCAGAGCGCCCCTGTTCGGTTCTGTGGGGGTTGGAGACAGTTGGAGAGAGTTGATCCCCCTTAACCCCCTCCAGTAATTCTCTCCAATCCCCTTGGAGAGAGGACTAGCAGAACGTGCTATGAACTGGAGTGGGATGGTTCTGGAGCACATCTCTCCTGGTGTGTTGGGGGAATGTGTTTGGCACTTGACAGTCGACAAGGCATTCAACTGATTCAGGTTACATGACTGCATGGCAGATCAGGTGGTTTTTATACTAGCATGAATATCCGATAAGCCAGCCGGGTGACTCGGGGCCGATTAGTGATAACCGTAAACCCGCTTGGCGCGGGGCCTAGCCTGACAAACACTTCGGTGTTTACAAGGCAGTGCTACTCCTTCGTAGTTTATTTCCATATTGAGCATGATGTGGTTGATGACATCCGCTGGTGCTTGACCTCGAATGCCCTGTCAAGAAACCCTTTAACTAGTGAGTTTGTGTTCGACTTTTAGCTAGCATTGAATCTATTTTGCGGAGAGGCGAGAATCACTGGTCTAACACATTTCACCCCCGGTCTTTTCTGTAGTTCCGTTATAAACTTATAATGCCATTTGAGAATCTCCATGGCAATCCTTCTTTTTGTTCTCCATGGTAAATCGAGCTGAATGTTTCTGGCTTACGCAGACCGTTATGAGTTTTGACCGGCCCCTTGCATAGAATAGCTAAGCTCATTTTCTGAGATGTAGGAGAGCTAAATTTAGGCAGCTACAGTACCGGTGCAGTGTAGTTTATCCCTTCAAACTCGGCGGGGAGCAtcgattttttagttttttttttcttatTGAGGGGATCAATTTTGTTTCCAGTTTGCACAAGGAAGTAATATGGGCCAACatattaggttttttttagcaACGCCAACATATTAGCTAAGGAGTAGTAGCCCATACATTACCAATATGGGCCCACAAGTCCAAAGCCCATGTAGATTGTATACTGTACTTGTCTAACCCGacaaggaagaaaaaaaaagaacgccGCGGAAGTGAAGCAGCTCGATTCAGAAGCTAGGGTTTGGGGAGCGAGCAGCGGAAGGGAGTAGCagccggcggcgatggcgtcggagGAGGATGTGGCGGTGAAGGAGCCGCTGGATCTCATACGGCTCAGCCTCGACGAGCGCATCTACGTCAAGCTCCGCTCCGACCGCGAGCTCCGCGGCAAGCTCCATGTATGTTTCCTCGCCCCTCTTCGTAATTTCTGCTGTCGATCTGGGTTTGGTCGCATCAGTGCTCTTGTTTATGTCTCCAGTATGTGTTTGGGCTGGCTTACGCAATTTAACAACTGATATTATTGCCTGGAGAAACGAGTTGTGGTGTGTAAACTGAGCTTCGTTTACTTATGGTTGAACTGTAAGAGCAACCCCAGCCGTTTGGCCCCCCAGGCGGCTcgaaaaatcgccgcctgggggcgaatCGGCGCTAAAATCGGCCTGGGGCCGATCGGGGTCCAAACGCCGCCCCCAGGGTCGCCCCCAGACGCCTATTTCAAACtttttaaaaataaatttggctAAAATTCGGCAAGCAGGACATAAACATCGGCGACTTAAAGCAGTTTTACATAGCAAATTTAAAATTTACTTTAAGAAAAAAACAAGGTCGCGACTACAGGCCGAAGAACTCGCTGAACACGGCCTAGTCGCCGTCGTTGCTGCCGtcgtcgtcgtccttctcctccttcatGCGGACGCcactgctggacccctgcccggggtcGCCTGTGGACCGTCGGCAGCGCGTCGTCATTGTTGTTGTCGAGAACGACGACGCCTCCCTTGTCGCGGCCCCGGCGCCGAGCGGCGATCTCCTCTagggcgcggcgctggcgctccaACTCTAGCCGCGCCCAGTCCTCCCGCGCCCACTTCATGGCCGCCGCGTCgtcgagccccggctccgtcttgacGCCGGCGAGACctggctccgtcttcacggcggcgagccctggctccgtcttcggcttgacgaggcgggggggagccgaggaggaggaggcgcgccggccgtcgttgatgacgatgccggcgctgcgggtgcgccggccgagcggcgtctctgcTGGCTCGGCCTTAACGCTGAAGAGCGCCGGCGACCCAGAGGAGTgcgaggaggagcgggaggagccgGTCCTCCTCAACGGCGGcgcgttgccgccctcgaggtgccggAGGACGGCATGGAGCGTGTGGCCGGGGGTGCCCCACCGCAGGCGGCGGCCGTCGCTGTTCTTGGTGCCCCGCACCAGAGGAGCGTTATTGGTGGAGGCCAACCGCGCCGCCTGATGGCGTCCGAAGTACGCCGCCCATGCCTCGTGGTTGCCGGCGGCGCTGGCTCAAACAAATCGCCTTGGGGGGAGAGGGGGCTGTTGGGGGCGCAGCTGGAGTTGCTCTAAGGCATCAGAACCCGAATTGATCTGTGTAGGGCCTCATATGATTTGTCCCTTTCCCCTTCTATTGAATATGAA is from Triticum aestivum cultivar Chinese Spring chromosome 1B, IWGSC CS RefSeq v2.1, whole genome shotgun sequence and encodes:
- the LOC123134829 gene encoding brain acid soluble protein 1 isoform X1, translated to MGNCGLKPKALGDDDAPPPAEPPTAPATGAEQEVALPAVVEEAQAPAEEASRDVVAGQQSETATGTSSSLFASRSICVPAPGCLEGTSAAAETKEQDEPKATAGTEPPKEKETVAAEEAAAAAELPASTPATVA
- the LOC123134829 gene encoding brain acid soluble protein 1 isoform X2, which produces MGNCGLKPKALGDDDAPPPAEPPTAPATGAEQEVALPAVVEEAQAPAEEASRDVVAGQQSEEGTSAAAETKEQDEPKATAGTEPPKEKETVAAEEAAAAAELPASTPATVA